A section of the Streptomyces sp. Je 1-369 genome encodes:
- a CDS encoding cytochrome P450, translated as MSVESAIPAPPTSGPDPLRTPPLVRGGAPLLGHAWNLVRDPLGFLSALRDHGDLVRIRLGPRTAYVVCDPELVGAMLKSPEYVVGGPLWDTLEVLLGKGVATSNGKLHRRQRRMMQPAFRPERIADYAKVMEEEARATAARWQPDTTVDVSAEMFRTAVRIVSRSLLEVDSIRDKADRIADSLHTVFDGLYRRMVLSVGPLHRVPTPANRRFESALADLHALVDEIIAERRAAGAGAPDDLLAALLRARDEAGEPITDQEIHDNVVSLVVAGAENVASTLAWAFHLLTEHPEHERRLVEEVNAVAPDRAITFADLKALPHLRNVVTEAMRIRPAAWIFTRRSVAETDLGGFSIPADADIVYSVYAMQRDPRSFERNLEFDPDRWNPERAGDVPEFAMMPFSVGNRKCPGDHFSLAELALILGTVAPKWRLRPVKETDTRTQVGITLHPKRLVLRATPR; from the coding sequence ATGAGCGTCGAATCCGCAATACCCGCTCCCCCCACGTCGGGCCCCGACCCGCTCCGCACCCCGCCCCTCGTCCGCGGCGGCGCCCCGCTCCTCGGCCACGCATGGAACCTGGTGCGCGACCCACTCGGTTTCCTCTCCGCGCTCCGTGACCACGGCGATCTCGTCCGGATCAGGCTGGGGCCGAGGACGGCGTACGTGGTGTGCGACCCGGAACTGGTCGGCGCCATGCTCAAGAGCCCCGAGTACGTCGTCGGCGGACCGCTCTGGGACACCCTGGAAGTGCTCCTCGGCAAGGGCGTGGCGACCAGCAACGGCAAGCTGCACCGCCGCCAGCGCCGCATGATGCAGCCCGCGTTCCGGCCCGAGCGGATCGCCGACTACGCCAAGGTGATGGAGGAGGAGGCCCGCGCCACGGCGGCCCGCTGGCAGCCGGACACCACCGTCGACGTGAGCGCCGAGATGTTCCGCACGGCCGTGCGCATCGTCTCGCGCTCGCTCCTGGAGGTCGACTCGATCCGCGACAAGGCGGACCGGATCGCCGACTCGCTGCACACCGTCTTCGACGGGCTCTACCGCAGGATGGTGCTCTCGGTCGGCCCGCTGCACCGCGTGCCGACCCCCGCCAACCGGCGCTTCGAGAGCGCGCTCGCCGACCTGCACGCCCTCGTCGACGAGATCATCGCCGAGCGCCGCGCGGCAGGAGCAGGCGCGCCGGACGACCTGCTCGCCGCACTGCTGCGGGCCAGGGACGAAGCCGGGGAGCCCATCACCGACCAGGAGATCCACGACAACGTGGTCTCGCTCGTGGTGGCGGGTGCGGAGAATGTGGCGTCGACGCTCGCGTGGGCGTTCCATCTGCTGACCGAACACCCGGAGCACGAAAGGCGGTTGGTTGAAGAAGTAAATGCCGTGGCCCCGGACCGCGCGATCACATTCGCCGATCTCAAGGCCCTGCCGCACCTCCGCAATGTCGTCACCGAGGCGATGCGCATACGGCCGGCCGCCTGGATATTCACGCGCCGGTCGGTGGCCGAAACCGATCTGGGCGGCTTTTCGATTCCGGCGGACGCCGACATCGTCTACAGCGTGTACGCGATGCAGCGCGACCCGCGTTCCTTTGAGCGGAACCTGGAGTTCGACCCCGACCGGTGGAATCCGGAACGGGCCGGTGACGTGCCGGAGTTCGCGATGATGCCGTTCAGCGTCGGCAACAGGAAGTGCCCCGGCGACCACTTCAGCCTGGCGGAACTCGCCCTCATCCTCGGGACGGTGGCCCCGAAGTGGCGTCTGCGGCCCGTCAAGGAGACCGACACCCGCACCCAGGTCGGCATCACCCTGCACCCCAAGCGGCTCGTCCTGCGGGCCACACCGCGTTGA
- a CDS encoding DUF3311 domain-containing protein has product MSDAPEVNRPVVTPVRVVIAACLVAPFVAMLWVGSYAKIDPTFIGIPFFYWYQMLWVLISTALTMIAYQLWQRDQRARKAEQAHGGAGK; this is encoded by the coding sequence ATGTCAGATGCGCCTGAAGTGAACAGACCGGTGGTGACGCCGGTCCGTGTGGTCATCGCAGCCTGCCTCGTCGCGCCCTTCGTGGCAATGCTCTGGGTGGGGTCGTACGCGAAGATCGACCCGACCTTCATCGGCATCCCGTTCTTCTACTGGTACCAGATGCTCTGGGTGCTCATCTCGACGGCGCTCACGATGATCGCGTACCAGCTGTGGCAGCGTGACCAGCGCGCCCGCAAGGCCGAGCAGGCCCATGGGGGTGCCGGAAAGTGA
- a CDS encoding terpene synthase family protein, whose product MVSVPRALAVPMIEAAFPRRLHPYWPKLQEKSRTWLREMRLMPPDKVERYADSLCYTDLVAGYYIGAPDALLTAIADLSSWFFAWDDRHDRDSVHGRTAQWRRLCRGLHGTLNEPRQYRHHEDPLVAGFADCVLRLYSFLGPSWNARFARHFHPVIDAYDQEFRNRRCGTVPTVEAYVELRRLTFAHWAWIDLLESTARYELPDPVRKHPAYRRAARATQDFSAWYNDLCSLPKELAGDELHNLGISLIQHEGMTLEEAVREVHRRVTECVKEFLQAEREVLLFADELADGGEGGKELADAVKSCVFNMRNWFSSVYWFHHESGRYRVDSWDDRSMPPYVTEEALAENELVGEE is encoded by the coding sequence GTGGTGTCGGTACCGCGGGCACTGGCCGTTCCGATGATCGAAGCAGCGTTCCCTCGCCGTCTGCATCCGTATTGGCCAAAGCTTCAGGAGAAGTCCAGGACCTGGCTGCGCGAAATGCGGCTCATGCCCCCGGACAAGGTCGAGCGGTACGCGGACAGTCTCTGCTACACGGATCTGGTGGCGGGGTACTACATTGGCGCGCCCGACGCGTTGCTGACCGCGATAGCGGACCTCAGCAGTTGGTTCTTCGCCTGGGACGACCGGCACGACAGGGACTCCGTGCACGGCAGGACGGCCCAGTGGCGGCGGCTCTGCCGTGGCCTGCACGGCACGCTCAACGAGCCCCGGCAGTACCGGCACCACGAGGACCCGCTGGTCGCCGGGTTCGCGGACTGTGTGCTGCGGCTGTACTCGTTCCTCGGGCCCAGCTGGAACGCCAGATTCGCCCGGCACTTCCACCCCGTGATCGACGCGTACGACCAGGAGTTCAGGAACCGGCGCTGCGGCACCGTCCCGACCGTCGAGGCGTACGTGGAGCTGCGCCGGCTCACGTTCGCGCACTGGGCGTGGATCGACCTCCTGGAATCCACCGCGCGGTACGAGCTGCCGGACCCGGTGCGCAAGCACCCCGCCTACCGGCGTGCGGCACGAGCGACCCAGGATTTCTCGGCCTGGTACAACGACTTGTGCTCCCTCCCGAAAGAACTTGCGGGAGACGAACTGCACAATCTCGGGATCAGCCTCATCCAGCACGAAGGAATGACGCTGGAAGAAGCGGTGCGGGAAGTGCACAGGCGCGTCACCGAATGCGTCAAGGAATTCCTGCAAGCAGAGCGGGAAGTGCTGTTGTTCGCCGATGAATTGGCGGACGGTGGTGAAGGCGGCAAGGAACTCGCGGACGCGGTGAAATCCTGCGTCTTCAACATGCGGAACTGGTTCTCTTCCGTCTACTGGTTCCATCACGAATCCGGCCGCTATCGGGTGGACAGCTGGGACGACAGGTCCATGCCCCCGTACGTGACGGAAGAAGCCCTGGCGGAAAACGAACTGGTAGGTGAGGAATGA
- a CDS encoding ribonucleotide-diphosphate reductase subunit beta translates to MSSTTNSEKNLLDPGFELTLRPMRYPDFYERYRDAIKNTWTVEEVDLHSDVADLAKLSPGEQHMIGRLVAFFATGDSIVSNNLVLTLYKHINSPEARLYLSRQLFEEAVHVQFYLTLLDTYLPAPEDRAAAFDAVEEIPSIREKAEFCFRWMDSVEKLDRLETQADRRRFLLNLICFAACIEGLFFYGAFAYVYWFRSRGLLHGLATGTNWVFRDETMHMSFAFDVVDTVRKEEPELFDDALKQQVTDMLKEAVEAELQFARDLCGEGLPGMNTDSMREYLQCVADQRLQRLGFAPVYGSENPFSFMELQGVQELTNFFERRPSAYQVAVEGSVSFDDEF, encoded by the coding sequence ATGAGCTCCACCACGAACAGCGAGAAGAACCTCCTCGACCCGGGCTTCGAGCTGACCCTGCGCCCCATGCGCTATCCCGACTTCTACGAGCGCTACCGGGACGCGATCAAGAACACCTGGACCGTCGAGGAGGTCGACCTCCACTCGGACGTCGCCGACCTCGCCAAGCTCAGCCCCGGCGAGCAGCACATGATCGGCCGCCTCGTCGCCTTCTTCGCGACCGGCGACTCGATCGTCTCGAACAACCTGGTGCTGACGCTCTACAAGCACATCAACTCCCCCGAGGCGCGGCTCTACCTGAGCCGTCAGCTCTTCGAGGAGGCCGTGCACGTCCAGTTCTATCTGACGCTGCTCGACACCTATCTGCCCGCCCCGGAGGACCGCGCGGCGGCCTTCGACGCGGTCGAGGAGATCCCCTCGATCCGTGAGAAGGCCGAGTTCTGCTTCCGGTGGATGGACTCGGTCGAGAAGCTGGACCGGCTGGAGACGCAGGCCGACCGCCGCCGCTTCCTGCTCAACCTGATCTGCTTCGCCGCGTGCATCGAGGGCCTCTTCTTCTACGGTGCCTTCGCGTACGTCTACTGGTTCCGCAGCCGGGGCCTGCTGCACGGCCTCGCCACCGGCACCAACTGGGTGTTCCGCGACGAGACGATGCACATGAGCTTCGCCTTCGACGTGGTCGACACGGTCCGCAAGGAGGAGCCGGAGCTCTTCGACGACGCGCTCAAGCAGCAGGTCACGGACATGCTGAAGGAGGCCGTCGAGGCCGAGCTGCAGTTCGCCCGCGACCTGTGCGGCGAGGGCCTGCCCGGCATGAACACGGACTCGATGCGCGAGTACCTGCAGTGCGTCGCCGACCAGCGTCTGCAGCGCCTCGGCTTCGCGCCGGTCTACGGCTCCGAGAACCCCTTCTCCTTCATGGAGCTGCAGGGCGTCCAGGAGCTGACCAACTTCTTCGAGCGGCGGCCCTCGGCCTATCAGGTCGCGGTGGAGGGCTCGGTCTCGTTCGACGACGAGTTCTAG
- a CDS encoding ribonucleoside-diphosphate reductase subunit alpha: MTIAPAEPATALAPQPTESAEGTDAPGTALLRTLTDLTADLPDADPGRVAAAALRGRSARADEAELRTLATEAAAGLISEDPAYSKLAARLLSLSIAAEAASQGVRSFTESIAVGHREGLIADRTADFVGAHAARLDALVDTALADGADFRFGYFGLRTLHSRYLLRHPITRQVIETPQHFMLRVAGGLAEDESARAVDEVAALYGLMSRLDYLPSSPTLFNSGTRHPQMSSCYLLDSPQDELDSIYDRYHQVARLSKHAGGIGLSYSRIRSRGSLIRGTNGHSNGIVPFLKTLDASVAAVNQGGRRKGAAAVYLETWHSDIEEFLELRDNTGEDARRTHNLNLAHWIPDEFMRRVAADQPWSLFSPSDVPELVDLWGDAFDAAYRKAEAAGLAKKSMSARDLYGRMMRTLAQTGNGWMTFKDAANRTANQTAEPGHTVHSSNLCTEILEVTDDGETAVCNLGSVNLGAFVDPAAQDIDWERLDATVRTAVTFLDRVVDINFYPTEQAGRSNAKWRPVGLGAMGLQDVFFQLKLAFDSPEARALSTRIAERIMLASYEASADLAQRHGPLPAWEKTRTARGVLHPDHYGVDLTWPERWAALRERIAATGMRNSLLLAIAPTATIASIAGVYECIEPQVSNLFKRETLSGEFLQVNGYLVEELKRHGLWDAKTREALRESNGSVQGFDWVPADVRALYRTAWEIPQRGLIDMAADRTPFLDQAQSLNLFLETPTIGKLSSMYAYAWQRGLKTTYYLRSRPATRIARAAGGSNAAPTAPAPVPVPQQVTDPDAVACSLENPESCEACQ, from the coding sequence GTGACCATCGCGCCTGCCGAACCTGCGACAGCGCTGGCACCGCAGCCCACCGAAAGCGCTGAGGGTACCGACGCGCCGGGGACCGCGCTGCTGCGCACCCTGACCGACCTCACCGCCGACCTCCCCGACGCCGACCCCGGCCGGGTGGCCGCCGCCGCGCTGCGCGGCCGTTCGGCCCGGGCCGACGAGGCGGAGCTGCGGACCCTCGCCACCGAGGCGGCCGCGGGGCTCATCTCCGAGGACCCCGCGTACTCGAAGCTCGCCGCCAGGCTGCTCTCGCTCTCCATCGCCGCCGAGGCCGCCTCGCAGGGCGTGCGCTCCTTCACCGAGTCGATCGCCGTCGGCCACCGCGAGGGCCTGATCGCCGACCGCACCGCCGACTTCGTGGGCGCCCACGCGGCCCGCCTCGACGCGCTCGTGGACACCGCGCTCGCCGACGGCGCCGACTTCCGCTTCGGCTACTTCGGGCTGCGCACCCTGCACAGCCGCTACCTGCTGCGCCACCCGATCACCCGCCAGGTCATCGAGACCCCGCAGCACTTCATGCTGCGCGTGGCCGGCGGTCTCGCCGAGGACGAGAGTGCCCGCGCCGTCGACGAGGTCGCCGCGCTGTACGGCCTGATGAGCCGCCTCGACTACCTGCCGTCCTCGCCGACGCTCTTCAACTCCGGCACCCGCCACCCGCAGATGTCGTCCTGCTACCTCCTCGACTCCCCGCAGGACGAGCTCGACTCGATCTACGACCGCTACCACCAGGTCGCACGGCTCTCGAAGCACGCGGGCGGCATCGGACTCTCGTACTCCCGCATCCGCTCCCGCGGTTCGCTGATCCGCGGCACGAACGGGCACTCCAACGGCATCGTGCCGTTCCTGAAGACGCTGGACGCCTCCGTCGCCGCGGTGAACCAGGGCGGGCGGCGCAAGGGCGCGGCCGCGGTCTACCTGGAGACCTGGCACTCCGACATCGAGGAGTTCCTGGAGCTGCGCGACAACACCGGTGAGGACGCGCGCCGCACGCACAACCTCAACCTCGCGCACTGGATCCCCGACGAGTTCATGCGCCGGGTCGCCGCCGACCAGCCGTGGTCGCTGTTCTCGCCCTCCGACGTGCCGGAGCTCGTCGACCTGTGGGGCGACGCGTTCGACGCCGCCTACCGCAAGGCGGAGGCCGCCGGGCTCGCCAAGAAGAGCATGTCGGCCCGGGACCTGTACGGCCGCATGATGCGCACCCTCGCGCAGACCGGCAACGGCTGGATGACCTTCAAGGACGCCGCCAACCGCACCGCCAACCAGACGGCGGAGCCCGGCCACACCGTCCACTCCTCCAACCTGTGCACGGAGATCCTGGAGGTGACGGACGACGGGGAGACGGCCGTCTGCAACCTCGGCTCGGTCAACCTCGGCGCGTTCGTCGACCCGGCCGCGCAGGACATCGACTGGGAGCGGCTCGACGCCACCGTCCGCACCGCGGTGACCTTCCTCGACCGCGTCGTCGACATCAACTTCTACCCGACCGAGCAGGCCGGGCGCTCCAACGCCAAGTGGCGCCCCGTGGGCCTCGGCGCGATGGGCCTCCAGGACGTCTTCTTCCAGCTGAAGCTGGCTTTCGACTCCCCCGAGGCGCGCGCCCTGTCCACCCGCATCGCCGAGCGCATCATGCTCGCGTCGTACGAGGCCTCCGCCGACCTCGCCCAGCGCCACGGCCCGCTCCCCGCCTGGGAGAAGACCCGCACCGCGCGTGGCGTCCTGCACCCCGACCACTACGGCGTCGACCTGACATGGCCGGAGCGCTGGGCGGCGCTGCGGGAGCGCATCGCCGCGACCGGCATGCGCAACTCGCTGCTCCTCGCCATCGCACCGACCGCGACCATCGCGTCCATCGCCGGTGTCTACGAGTGCATCGAGCCGCAGGTCTCCAACCTCTTCAAGCGCGAGACGCTGTCAGGCGAGTTCCTCCAGGTCAACGGCTACCTGGTGGAGGAGCTGAAGCGGCACGGCCTGTGGGACGCGAAGACCCGTGAGGCGCTGCGCGAGTCCAACGGCTCGGTGCAGGGCTTCGACTGGGTGCCCGCGGACGTCCGCGCCCTGTACCGCACGGCGTGGGAGATCCCGCAGCGCGGCCTGATCGACATGGCCGCCGACCGCACCCCGTTCCTCGACCAAGCGCAGTCGCTGAACCTCTTCCTGGAGACGCCGACCATCGGCAAGCTCTCCTCGATGTACGCGTACGCCTGGCAGCGCGGCCTGAAGACCACGTACTACCTGCGCTCACGCCCCGCGACGCGCATCGCCCGCGCCGCCGGCGGTTCGAACGCCGCGCCCACCGCCCCCGCCCCCGTCCCCGTCCCCCAGCAGGTGACCGACCCCGACGCCGTCGCCTGCTCCCTGGAAAACCCCGAGTCCTGCGAGGCCTGCCAGTAA
- the mctP gene encoding monocarboxylate uptake permease MctP translates to MTTLASGGVNGVALGVFIFFFLAVTVMGFLAANWRKAENEQSLDEWGLGGRSFGTWVTWFLLGGDLYTAYTFVAVPAAIYAAGAAGFFAVPYTILVYPLIFTFLPRLWSVSHKHGYVTTSDFVRGRFGSKGLSLAVAVTGILATMPYIALQLVGIQAVLDVMGVGGGPDTNWFIKDLPLLIAFAVLAAYTYSSGLRAPALIAFVKDGLIYLVIAVAIIYIPIKLGGFDEIFQAANDKFSAANDAAGKPVAGLAPGEAGQWTYATLALGSALALFMYPHSITATLSSKSRNVIRKNTTILPLYSLMLGLLALLGFMAIAAGVKVENGQLAIPQLFENMFPDWFTGVAFAAIGIGALVPAAIMSIAAANLFTRNIYKDFIKPDATPAQETRVSKLVSLLVKVGALAFVLTMDKTVAINFQLLGGIWILQTMPALVGGLFTRWFHRWALLAGWAVGMVYGTVAAYGVASPTQKHFGGSSDEIPGIGEIGYIGLTAFVLNVVVTVVMTFVLKALKAPEGIDETSPGDYTADAGDPGVIEELPPATVGAPGGH, encoded by the coding sequence GTGACCACACTCGCATCGGGCGGCGTCAACGGCGTCGCACTCGGCGTCTTCATCTTCTTCTTCCTCGCCGTCACCGTCATGGGCTTCCTCGCCGCCAACTGGCGCAAGGCGGAGAACGAGCAGAGCCTCGACGAATGGGGCCTCGGCGGCCGCTCGTTCGGCACCTGGGTCACCTGGTTCCTGCTCGGCGGCGACCTGTACACCGCCTACACGTTCGTGGCCGTCCCGGCGGCGATCTACGCGGCGGGCGCGGCCGGCTTCTTCGCCGTGCCGTACACGATCCTCGTCTACCCGCTGATCTTCACCTTCCTGCCGCGCCTGTGGTCGGTCTCGCACAAGCACGGCTACGTGACCACCTCCGACTTCGTGCGCGGGCGCTTCGGCTCCAAGGGGCTCTCGCTGGCGGTCGCCGTCACCGGCATCCTCGCCACGATGCCGTACATCGCGCTCCAGCTGGTGGGCATCCAGGCCGTCCTCGACGTCATGGGGGTCGGCGGCGGTCCCGACACCAACTGGTTCATCAAGGACCTGCCGCTGCTGATCGCGTTCGCGGTGCTCGCCGCGTACACCTACTCGTCGGGTCTGCGCGCGCCCGCGCTGATCGCGTTCGTGAAGGACGGTCTGATCTATCTCGTCATCGCCGTCGCGATCATCTACATCCCGATCAAGCTCGGTGGCTTCGACGAGATCTTCCAGGCGGCGAACGATAAGTTCTCGGCGGCGAACGACGCCGCGGGCAAGCCCGTCGCGGGGCTCGCACCCGGTGAGGCCGGGCAGTGGACGTACGCCACGCTCGCGCTCGGCTCCGCGCTCGCGCTGTTCATGTACCCGCACTCGATCACGGCGACGCTCTCCTCCAAGAGCCGCAACGTGATCCGCAAGAACACCACGATCCTGCCGCTCTACTCGCTGATGCTGGGCCTGCTCGCACTGCTCGGCTTCATGGCGATCGCGGCCGGGGTCAAGGTCGAGAACGGCCAGCTGGCCATCCCCCAGCTGTTCGAGAACATGTTCCCCGACTGGTTCACCGGCGTCGCCTTCGCCGCCATCGGCATCGGCGCGCTCGTGCCCGCGGCGATCATGTCGATCGCGGCCGCGAATCTCTTCACGAGGAACATCTACAAGGACTTCATCAAGCCGGACGCGACACCCGCGCAGGAGACCAGGGTCTCCAAGCTGGTCTCGCTCCTGGTGAAGGTGGGCGCGCTCGCCTTCGTCCTGACCATGGACAAAACGGTCGCGATCAACTTCCAGCTGCTCGGCGGCATCTGGATCCTGCAGACGATGCCCGCGCTGGTCGGCGGCCTGTTCACGCGGTGGTTCCACCGCTGGGCGCTGCTCGCGGGCTGGGCGGTCGGCATGGTCTACGGAACGGTCGCCGCGTACGGCGTCGCCTCGCCGACGCAGAAGCACTTCGGCGGCTCGTCCGACGAGATCCCCGGCATCGGCGAGATCGGCTACATCGGCCTCACCGCGTTCGTCCTGAACGTCGTCGTGACCGTGGTCATGACCTTCGTCCTGAAGGCCCTGAAGGCCCCCGAGGGCATCGACGAGACGTCGCCCGGGGACTACACGGCGGACGCGGGCGACCCCGGCGTCATCGAGGAACTGCCCCCGGCCACCGTGGGGGCGCCGGGCGGGCACTGA
- a CDS encoding YbdD/YjiX family protein, producing the protein MRWMRWYVHELTDESAYDRYVAHVRKEHPAATVPSRRAFERMRTDRAESDPRQGFRCC; encoded by the coding sequence ATGCGGTGGATGCGGTGGTACGTCCATGAGCTGACCGACGAGTCGGCGTACGACCGGTATGTGGCGCACGTGCGCAAGGAGCATCCGGCGGCAACTGTTCCCAGCCGCCGCGCATTTGAACGCATGCGGACAGACCGGGCGGAGTCAGACCCCCGCCAAGGGTTCCGCTGCTGCTGA